From a single Verrucomicrobiia bacterium genomic region:
- a CDS encoding zinc ribbon domain-containing protein: MSDFQSIQKYACPACGADARWDAGRQLLVCPYCSTVSPARLGADGQWVGENDLVEALRQLTPDQRGWQASTKSVQCRNCHAISVFEARRVAQRCDFCGSPSIVAVEAQRAPIRPSGVLPFQVPVDAVREQMRVWYASRWFAPNRLRSRALTDTVHGVYLPYWTFDAQVMARWSAEAGHYYYETQTYRDANGNRQTRQVRRIRWVPSSGRLSHFFDDEPVPATKGVRTDLLRGIEPFPTKTELKPYDAGYLAGWVVEQYQIDLVAAARKAREAMDAKARGLCAAQVPGDTHRNLRVQADYSSQTFKHLLVPVWLLNYQFGRTTYQVLVNGSTGRIAGDRPYSWVKIVLTILAVGVLAVLAAALVQR; the protein is encoded by the coding sequence ATGTCCGACTTCCAATCGATTCAGAAATACGCCTGCCCCGCATGCGGGGCCGATGCCCGGTGGGACGCGGGGCGCCAATTGCTGGTTTGTCCGTACTGCAGCACCGTTTCCCCGGCGCGCCTCGGGGCGGACGGGCAATGGGTTGGGGAGAACGACCTGGTCGAGGCCCTGCGTCAATTGACTCCGGACCAGCGCGGTTGGCAGGCCTCCACCAAGTCGGTCCAATGCCGGAACTGCCACGCCATTTCCGTCTTCGAAGCGCGGCGCGTTGCGCAGCGCTGCGATTTCTGCGGGTCCCCGTCGATCGTGGCGGTGGAGGCGCAGCGAGCGCCGATCCGGCCCAGCGGGGTGCTGCCGTTCCAGGTGCCGGTGGATGCGGTGCGGGAACAGATGCGCGTCTGGTATGCCTCGCGCTGGTTTGCGCCCAACCGGCTTCGATCCCGGGCCCTGACCGACACCGTCCATGGCGTGTACCTGCCCTACTGGACCTTCGACGCCCAGGTGATGGCCCGGTGGTCGGCGGAGGCGGGGCATTACTATTACGAGACGCAGACCTACCGGGACGCCAACGGGAACCGGCAGACGCGGCAGGTGCGGCGGATTCGGTGGGTGCCCAGTTCCGGGCGGCTGAGCCACTTTTTCGATGACGAGCCAGTGCCTGCGACCAAGGGGGTGCGGACGGATCTGCTGCGGGGCATCGAGCCGTTTCCGACGAAGACGGAGTTGAAGCCGTATGACGCGGGATATCTGGCGGGCTGGGTGGTGGAGCAGTACCAGATCGACCTGGTGGCGGCGGCCAGGAAGGCGCGGGAGGCGATGGACGCGAAGGCCCGCGGGTTATGTGCGGCCCAGGTTCCCGGGGACACCCATCGGAACCTGCGGGTGCAGGCGGACTATTCCTCGCAGACCTTCAAGCACCTTCTCGTGCCGGTCTGGCTGTTGAATTACCAGTTCGGGCGCACCACGTATCAGGTCCTGGTCAACGGCTCGACGGGCAGGATTGCCGGGGACCGTCCCTACAGTTGGGTGAAGATCGTCCTGACGATCCTGGCGGTGGGAGTGCTTGCGGTGTTGGCAGCGGCCCTCGTTCAGCGGTAG
- a CDS encoding squalene/phytoene synthase family protein, which translates to MTAPESAPLTCLLREVSRSFHLTLRLLPTPVRTQIGVAYLLARATDTIADTAILPMDLRIEALHLLKDRILGVRAGPVDFGSLAENQARPAERLLLQRIEEVIAELNRFACFDRCCVREVLETIASGQELDLRRFGEADPGQVVALATEGDLDDYTFRVAGCVGGFWTRLCRSHLYPREPLCMARYLDDAGRFGKGLQLVNILRDLPVDLRQGRCYIPRASLDQQGLQPEDLLDPGTEPRFRPLYSALLLQAADHLTAGWRYTCTTPRNQFRVRLGCALPLLIGAETLRLLAVNRVLNPARRWKVSRWRVRSLLFQAIVWHPFPHRWERLFSPELPDATFV; encoded by the coding sequence ATGACCGCGCCCGAGTCGGCTCCGCTCACCTGCCTCCTGCGCGAGGTTTCGCGCTCGTTCCACCTCACCCTGAGGCTCCTGCCCACACCCGTCCGGACGCAGATCGGCGTCGCCTACCTGCTCGCTCGCGCCACCGACACCATCGCGGACACCGCCATCCTCCCGATGGACCTGCGGATCGAGGCCCTGCACCTCCTCAAGGACCGCATCCTGGGCGTCCGTGCCGGGCCGGTCGATTTCGGGTCCCTGGCGGAGAACCAGGCCCGGCCCGCCGAGCGCCTCCTCCTGCAACGCATCGAGGAAGTGATCGCCGAACTCAACCGCTTCGCCTGCTTCGACCGCTGCTGCGTCCGTGAGGTCCTGGAGACAATCGCCAGCGGACAGGAACTCGACCTCAGGCGCTTCGGTGAGGCTGACCCGGGACAGGTGGTCGCCCTCGCCACCGAGGGTGATCTGGACGACTACACCTTCCGGGTCGCCGGTTGTGTCGGAGGCTTCTGGACCCGGCTCTGCCGCTCGCACCTTTATCCCCGCGAACCCCTCTGCATGGCCCGCTACCTCGATGATGCCGGCCGCTTCGGCAAAGGACTTCAACTGGTCAACATCCTCCGGGATCTGCCCGTCGATCTCCGCCAGGGCCGGTGCTATATCCCTCGCGCATCCCTCGACCAACAAGGGCTCCAACCGGAAGACCTCCTGGATCCCGGCACCGAACCCCGCTTTCGCCCCCTCTACTCCGCCCTTCTCCTCCAAGCCGCCGACCACCTCACGGCCGGCTGGCGCTACACCTGCACCACGCCCCGGAACCAATTCCGCGTCCGGCTCGGGTGTGCCCTCCCCCTCCTGATCGGCGCCGAAACCCTGCGCCTGCTGGCGGTGAACCGGGTCCTGAACCCGGCCAGGCGCTGGAAGGTCTCCCGCTGGCGCGTTCGATCCCTCCTGTTCCAGGCGATCGTCTGGCACCCGTTCCCCCATCGTTGGGAACGGCTCTTCTCCCCCGAACTGCCCGACGCCACCTTCGTATGA